A window of Armatimonadota bacterium contains these coding sequences:
- a CDS encoding phosphoribosylaminoimidazolesuccinocarboxamide synthase, which yields MALLTADLPSLGPPRTGKVREVFDLGDQLLIVTTDRISAFDVVMANGIPDKGRILNQMSAFWFKMFEGEVPHHVISTDDTDVAEIVGGFRSDLKGRCMVARKATPLTIECVARGYIAGSLFKEYRKEGSKIHGLELPDGLSDGSRLPEPIFTPATKAESGHDQNISFAEAADRVGSDVAGKVRDWTLMLYARAAEHAARAGLILADTKFEFGLTENGLIWIDEALSPDSSRYWEASLYKPGGPQPSFDKQFVRDYLETLDWDKTPPGPELPDQVVAATRAKYIEAYERVTGQPFTP from the coding sequence ATGGCGTTGCTCACCGCCGACCTCCCCAGCCTTGGCCCCCCGCGAACGGGAAAAGTCCGCGAGGTCTTTGACCTCGGCGACCAGCTCCTGATTGTCACCACCGACCGGATCAGCGCCTTCGACGTCGTCATGGCCAACGGCATCCCCGATAAGGGCCGGATCCTCAACCAGATGAGCGCATTCTGGTTCAAGATGTTTGAGGGCGAGGTGCCCCACCACGTCATTTCCACCGACGACACGGACGTGGCCGAAATCGTCGGGGGATTCCGAAGCGACCTCAAAGGTCGGTGCATGGTGGCGCGGAAAGCAACCCCTCTCACCATCGAGTGTGTTGCCCGGGGTTACATTGCCGGATCGCTTTTCAAGGAGTACCGGAAAGAGGGCAGCAAAATCCACGGGTTAGAACTGCCAGACGGGCTCAGCGACGGGTCGCGGTTGCCCGAGCCGATCTTCACCCCGGCTACCAAAGCCGAATCGGGGCACGACCAAAATATCTCCTTTGCCGAAGCCGCAGACCGGGTTGGGAGCGACGTTGCGGGCAAAGTCAGAGATTGGACGCTGATGCTGTATGCCCGGGCCGCCGAGCATGCGGCGAGGGCCGGTTTGATCCTGGCCGACACCAAATTCGAGTTCGGACTCACTGAAAACGGCCTGATCTGGATCGACGAAGCGTTGAGCCCGGATTCCAGCCGCTATTGGGAAGCCAGTCTCTACAAACCCGGCGGGCCCCAACCCAGTTTTGACAAGCAGTTCGTCCGCGATTACCTGGAAACGCTCGATTGGGACAAAACCCCGCCCGGGCCAGAACTCCCGGATCAAGTCGTTGCCGCAACTCGGGCCAA
- a CDS encoding DUF433 domain-containing protein translates to MIQPQMEHWMLPQLRRLARMKPASFENLVSHVKEFHPEVYEELCLMAVEHGDLEQADCAVCLATDVSHLAVRLEIYRSDTGNDENAILIEIDENGTACLVDSGIFVWEIVREHRKRGSLADLKQSYASLTEAELRAALRYADRHPDEIQRKIRAYEERFVRTDA, encoded by the coding sequence ATGATCCAACCCCAAATGGAGCATTGGATGCTTCCGCAGTTGCGCCGACTCGCGCGAATGAAGCCGGCATCCTTTGAAAACCTCGTCTCCCATGTCAAAGAGTTCCATCCGGAAGTCTATGAAGAGCTCTGCCTCATGGCCGTCGAGCACGGAGACCTTGAACAGGCCGATTGCGCCGTGTGCTTGGCCACCGATGTCAGCCACTTGGCCGTCCGGCTGGAAATCTACCGATCCGACACTGGGAACGATGAGAACGCAATCTTGATCGAAATCGACGAGAACGGCACGGCTTGTCTTGTGGATAGTGGAATCTTTGTGTGGGAAATCGTGCGGGAGCACCGGAAACGCGGCTCCTTGGCAGACCTCAAGCAATCCTATGCATCTCTCACCGAGGCGGAACTCCGGGCGGCCCTCCGCTATGCCGACCGCCACCCTGACGAGATCCAACGGAAAATCCGGGCCTACGAAGAACGGTTCGTCCGCACCGACGCCTGA
- a CDS encoding alpha/beta fold hydrolase, giving the protein MTIFLTVVATLAILAALLYVAVLIAAVRASLYPIRIHQFVSPGMMGFPQAGFEVVTKDGVPIRGWVAKGLGDLVVVCAHGYLVNRCEWVPVAQQLVPMGATMVFFDHRGHGRSGRAKVTLGRDERLDVLAVLEWVRQEFPGRKVMLLGSSMGGVACALAAREPGGEVDALVLDAPFRSMKEASDAWWLFLGGEKAARWMRPTSWIGPWFLGFQPEAVRVDHALSELGPDVPVLLFFGGLDPIVPPASAALLADSVKGPVQSVTFPDSTHGAGRLNDPELFKRSLAGFLDRHGLL; this is encoded by the coding sequence TTGACGATCTTCTTAACCGTGGTGGCGACTCTCGCCATTTTGGCGGCCCTCCTCTATGTCGCCGTGCTGATCGCCGCTGTGCGCGCAAGCCTCTACCCCATCCGCATCCACCAATTCGTGAGCCCTGGCATGATGGGGTTCCCGCAGGCCGGATTTGAAGTCGTGACCAAGGACGGCGTTCCAATCCGGGGATGGGTGGCAAAAGGTTTGGGCGACCTGGTTGTGGTTTGCGCCCATGGTTACCTGGTCAACCGGTGCGAATGGGTTCCGGTAGCCCAACAACTGGTTCCCATGGGGGCGACCATGGTGTTCTTCGACCACCGGGGCCACGGGCGGAGCGGCCGCGCCAAAGTCACGCTTGGGCGGGACGAACGCCTGGACGTCTTGGCCGTGCTCGAATGGGTTCGCCAAGAGTTCCCAGGCCGCAAGGTCATGCTTTTGGGGAGCTCGATGGGTGGCGTTGCCTGCGCCTTGGCGGCGCGGGAACCGGGTGGGGAAGTGGATGCCCTTGTGCTTGATGCCCCATTCCGGTCTATGAAAGAAGCCAGCGATGCCTGGTGGCTGTTCTTGGGTGGCGAGAAGGCTGCCCGGTGGATGCGGCCGACCTCTTGGATTGGGCCATGGTTCTTAGGCTTCCAGCCCGAGGCGGTTCGGGTTGACCACGCGCTTTCTGAACTCGGCCCCGATGTCCCCGTCCTCCTATTCTTCGGCGGTCTTGATCCGATTGTGCCGCCCGCCTCGGCCGCGCTCCTGGCCGATTCGGTCAAGGGGCCGGTCCAGTCCGTCACATTCCCCGATTCCACCCACGGGGCGGGGAGGCTCAATGATCCGGAGCTGTTCAAAAGGTCGCTCGCCGGGTTCCTAGATCGGCACGGATTGTTGTGA
- a CDS encoding RNA-binding protein yields MFALNFYAELYDELLRTGRKTVSIRLGDKTDKYQDGMVVWVTIGPRFGRRQKLYSAILDRVETKKISELSPRDIERENPEIRSQDEMISFLSRVYGEFITPAHTCTVIYFSRIDE; encoded by the coding sequence ATGTTCGCCCTCAATTTTTACGCCGAGCTTTACGACGAGTTACTGCGCACCGGCCGGAAGACCGTTTCGATCCGCCTTGGCGACAAGACCGACAAATACCAGGACGGGATGGTGGTTTGGGTGACGATCGGGCCCCGGTTCGGGCGGCGGCAGAAACTCTATTCTGCGATATTAGATCGGGTGGAAACCAAAAAGATCAGCGAGCTCAGCCCCCGCGACATCGAGCGGGAAAACCCCGAGATCCGCAGCCAGGATGAGATGATCTCGTTCCTCAGCCGGGTTTATGGCGAATTCATCACCCCGGCCCACACCTGTACGGTCATCTACTTCAGCCGGATCGACGAGTAG
- a CDS encoding NAD(P)H-hydrate dehydratase — MWIATRAEFQEMDRRATEEFGIPVATLMESAGEAVLQYVSENTRPVAVVCGVGHNGGDGFVVARLLAERGDQVTVFVAAESPDRLKGEGLARFNELPAGIPIHFGEFSQLTDERWDTVVDAILGIGAEGAPRGLAKAAIEAVNSCSATRISIDVPSGIDCDTGQAAGAWVRADETILLGLAKQFVFQGNGITAMRHWSLAPIGFPTKLLTQVRGAYLTDRSEVSEQLPIRRFDSHKGENGHVLIVAGSQSMRGAAVLAAMGAVRSGAGLVTVAGIPAVCDSVACHLPECLTMALPQSGDGIAHVAAQLIRANKGKWTGAVFGPGLGQSDNVRQFLAGVWDGWDIPSVIDADALNAVCEGVSLAPAPCILTPHPGEMGRLLRTSAQDVQSNRFTAIRQACEQFGKPVVLKGAYSLAATPGHPISVNPTGNPGMAAAGMGDVLCGVLATLLAQQLDPRIAAECATFWHGHAGDLCVEEQGDFGYTASDLARKLPDARATLTPA; from the coding sequence ATGTGGATCGCCACCCGCGCCGAATTCCAGGAGATGGATCGCCGGGCAACCGAGGAGTTCGGAATCCCGGTGGCAACCTTGATGGAGAGCGCGGGGGAAGCCGTACTCCAATATGTGAGCGAAAACACTCGGCCGGTTGCGGTGGTCTGCGGGGTTGGCCATAACGGGGGCGACGGGTTTGTGGTTGCGCGACTGTTGGCCGAAAGGGGTGACCAGGTCACCGTCTTTGTCGCCGCCGAATCCCCTGACCGTTTGAAGGGCGAGGGTCTCGCCCGGTTCAATGAACTCCCCGCAGGCATCCCAATCCATTTCGGCGAGTTTTCCCAGTTAACGGACGAGCGGTGGGACACTGTTGTGGATGCCATCCTGGGGATCGGGGCCGAGGGCGCTCCACGGGGATTGGCAAAAGCGGCGATTGAGGCAGTCAACTCCTGTTCTGCCACCCGCATCTCAATTGACGTTCCAAGTGGCATCGATTGCGATACCGGCCAGGCTGCGGGAGCATGGGTGCGGGCTGACGAAACGATCCTCCTCGGCCTGGCCAAACAATTTGTCTTTCAAGGAAATGGGATCACGGCGATGCGGCATTGGTCGCTTGCTCCTATCGGATTTCCGACGAAACTGCTTACGCAAGTGAGGGGCGCCTACCTCACGGACCGGTCTGAAGTTTCGGAGCAACTGCCAATCCGCAGATTCGACTCCCACAAAGGCGAGAACGGCCATGTCCTCATCGTTGCCGGAAGCCAAAGCATGCGGGGGGCGGCGGTTCTCGCGGCCATGGGCGCCGTGCGATCAGGAGCCGGATTGGTGACAGTGGCCGGCATACCGGCGGTTTGTGATTCGGTCGCTTGTCATTTGCCAGAGTGCCTGACGATGGCCCTGCCGCAAAGCGGCGACGGCATCGCCCATGTTGCCGCCCAGCTGATCCGGGCTAACAAAGGCAAGTGGACCGGGGCCGTGTTCGGGCCCGGATTGGGGCAATCGGACAATGTGCGGCAATTCCTTGCCGGCGTTTGGGACGGGTGGGACATCCCGAGCGTCATCGATGCCGACGCTTTGAACGCGGTCTGCGAAGGGGTGAGCCTTGCACCTGCGCCGTGCATCCTGACCCCGCATCCAGGCGAAATGGGGCGCCTTTTGCGCACCTCAGCACAGGATGTCCAGTCGAATCGGTTCACTGCTATCCGGCAAGCCTGCGAACAGTTTGGAAAACCAGTGGTCCTCAAAGGCGCTTACAGCTTGGCGGCTACCCCAGGTCATCCGATATCGGTCAACCCTACCGGCAATCCCGGCATGGCGGCCGCTGGGATGGGCGACGTATTGTGCGGGGTGCTGGCCACCCTCCTTGCCCAACAACTTGATCCGCGGATTGCGGCCGAATGCGCTACGTTTTGGCATGGCCATGCGGGCGACCTTTGCGTGGAAGAGCAAGGTGATTTTGGCTACACGGCTAGCGACCTGGCGCGAAAACTGCCCGACGCCCGGGCTACACTCACCCCAGCGTGA
- a CDS encoding FHA domain-containing protein, with product MKRAFLLFALLAAALGSAQDLKTFVVTPPGEGGFAYVFSKGDEIKDPVPIEGKFAEAAAPDDPNGWKVWVVDSAINRAAGMDLVAALKAKAFKPKADQFTTVADIEFHVATKSGPFPGGSLVVTGGKDPLVFNIPASDSNVVGAHFLTQGAYKFELKYSAGGEDKSVSGTFEPDKKGGAFVVDILVPESFKEPVSDQSTAKPAGSTPVQTPSQPRDSGQNPAMAFLRLLVGLAVVGGLGYAGWWYYRNNQTVVEKLADQAGLNRQTGAAPDPTGAMPPEPAKRDIQKINLGSDAAPIAASASPAATPTVKNPRLVTAGGDVFLIPEGTATVGRENSDVVVAAESGASRRHAEISRTGGVVTLTDSGSTNGTYVNGTKIAAPTVIQSGDTIQFGAASYRYEE from the coding sequence GTGAAACGGGCTTTCCTTCTCTTCGCACTCCTTGCGGCGGCTCTCGGCTCCGCCCAAGACCTCAAAACATTCGTCGTCACCCCTCCCGGAGAAGGTGGTTTTGCCTACGTCTTTTCGAAAGGCGACGAGATCAAAGACCCTGTCCCGATCGAAGGGAAATTCGCCGAAGCGGCGGCACCTGATGACCCGAATGGCTGGAAAGTCTGGGTTGTGGACTCGGCCATCAACCGCGCCGCCGGAATGGACTTGGTCGCTGCCCTCAAAGCCAAGGCATTCAAACCCAAGGCTGACCAATTCACTACAGTTGCCGACATCGAGTTCCATGTCGCGACCAAATCCGGGCCGTTCCCGGGCGGCAGCCTGGTCGTCACGGGGGGGAAAGACCCGCTTGTTTTCAATATCCCGGCGAGCGACAGCAATGTTGTCGGAGCCCACTTCCTCACACAGGGGGCCTACAAATTCGAACTGAAATATTCAGCAGGCGGGGAGGACAAGTCGGTCAGCGGCACATTTGAGCCGGACAAAAAAGGCGGGGCCTTTGTGGTGGACATTTTGGTACCCGAATCTTTCAAGGAACCTGTATCCGACCAATCCACGGCAAAGCCTGCTGGAAGCACGCCGGTTCAGACTCCCTCCCAACCCCGCGACTCTGGTCAGAACCCAGCCATGGCGTTCTTGCGGCTTCTGGTGGGTCTTGCGGTCGTCGGCGGCTTGGGTTATGCCGGTTGGTGGTACTACCGCAACAACCAGACCGTTGTTGAAAAACTCGCCGACCAAGCCGGGCTGAACCGGCAGACAGGGGCGGCACCGGATCCAACCGGGGCGATGCCCCCCGAACCCGCTAAGCGGGACATCCAGAAAATAAACCTCGGCTCGGACGCCGCACCCATTGCGGCTTCGGCATCACCGGCGGCAACCCCCACCGTCAAGAATCCCCGGTTGGTGACGGCTGGCGGCGACGTGTTTTTGATCCCCGAAGGCACCGCTACCGTCGGGCGGGAAAATTCGGACGTTGTGGTCGCCGCCGAATCGGGGGCCAGCCGCCGCCATGCCGAAATCTCGCGAACCGGCGGAGTAGTCACCCTAACCGACAGCGGGAGCACGAACGGAACCTATGTCAACGGAACCAAGATCGCTGCCCCCACCGTCATTCAATCGGGGGACACCATCCAGTTCGGGGCCGCGTCCTACCGATATGAAGAGTAA
- a CDS encoding FHA domain-containing protein gives MLGRALLCAIAGTLGWIVTEPMLPKSTLSPEWSRAEFVMVWLTLMLMGLAAGFHQGWMKGGRRNILFGIALGAVFGTIGGIVGYQIGGGLSSAIFGPGWAVQGFPIIPRTITFACIGSFLGMGVGLTQFRSRIVVAGAFGGLIGGGFSGLVFDPIGQTVGHILAGGGESGFVGRAVMWPLIGFTVGMFTAWLEVATRQAWVRLVLGRNEGKEWPIDGVRTFIGRDERANVPLFGDMNVAPLHATITRQGVNYILSDAGSPIGTGYQGMQLLQPVALQPGDTFQIGSHQLQFLVKAGAAQRIREGRAHAVPVGYQGSPSAAQPPGQPVPLTPIQTSGALSSPIGAPVQQTNPTQAYAQSAAVAGFALVALDGPMTGQRIAVAGPIEAGREAPGINLGFDAQASRRHATLAPTAQGIHVKDLGSTNGTFLNGQKVPEGDAPVGSVIKIGSTSFRVEST, from the coding sequence ATGCTCGGAAGGGCCCTGCTCTGCGCGATTGCAGGGACATTGGGATGGATTGTCACCGAACCGATGCTGCCCAAATCGACGCTGAGTCCCGAGTGGTCCCGTGCCGAGTTCGTGATGGTTTGGCTGACCCTGATGTTGATGGGGCTGGCCGCCGGATTCCATCAGGGTTGGATGAAAGGCGGGCGGCGAAACATCCTATTCGGCATCGCCCTTGGCGCGGTTTTCGGAACGATCGGCGGAATCGTCGGCTACCAAATCGGTGGCGGCCTGAGTTCTGCCATTTTCGGCCCCGGTTGGGCCGTCCAAGGCTTCCCGATCATCCCACGGACGATCACTTTTGCCTGCATCGGTTCGTTTTTGGGGATGGGGGTCGGCCTCACCCAGTTCCGTAGCCGCATCGTGGTTGCGGGAGCGTTTGGCGGATTGATTGGCGGCGGTTTTTCCGGCCTGGTTTTCGACCCGATCGGCCAGACGGTCGGCCATATCCTGGCGGGTGGCGGCGAATCGGGCTTTGTCGGGCGCGCAGTGATGTGGCCCTTGATCGGTTTCACCGTTGGGATGTTCACAGCCTGGCTAGAAGTGGCGACCCGCCAAGCATGGGTGCGTTTGGTGTTGGGCCGCAACGAGGGCAAAGAGTGGCCCATCGACGGTGTTCGAACCTTTATTGGCCGGGATGAGCGTGCCAACGTGCCCCTGTTCGGTGACATGAACGTGGCCCCTTTGCACGCCACCATCACACGCCAAGGGGTGAACTACATTTTGAGCGATGCTGGATCGCCAATCGGCACCGGATACCAGGGGATGCAACTGTTGCAACCGGTGGCCTTGCAACCGGGGGACACGTTCCAGATCGGATCGCACCAACTGCAATTTTTGGTGAAAGCCGGGGCCGCGCAGCGCATCCGCGAGGGCCGCGCCCATGCCGTCCCCGTGGGATACCAAGGCTCGCCGAGCGCGGCGCAGCCGCCCGGTCAGCCCGTCCCGTTGACTCCGATCCAAACATCAGGGGCCTTGTCAAGCCCAATCGGCGCGCCGGTTCAGCAGACGAACCCGACCCAAGCTTATGCGCAATCGGCGGCAGTGGCTGGATTTGCGCTTGTTGCGTTGGATGGCCCGATGACCGGGCAACGAATCGCAGTTGCCGGGCCGATTGAAGCCGGCCGCGAAGCCCCCGGGATCAACCTGGGCTTCGATGCCCAAGCGTCGCGTCGCCATGCCACCCTTGCGCCAACCGCCCAAGGAATCCATGTCAAAGACCTCGGGAGCACCAATGGCACGTTTTTGAACGGTCAAAAGGTGCCCGAAGGCGATGCCCCTGTTGGGAGCGTCATCAAGATTGGATCGACCAGCTTCCGCGTGGAGTCAACATAG
- a CDS encoding VWA domain-containing protein has product MNQNDPNRTIISPPLDPNRTVVGGPSFGGNQTMAMSAPPMAGDPNRTAAFAPASPLKFVLTPTREATMANGPAREQFLLEITAPTDGGLPGMSMSGDRAPLNLCLVIDRSGSMEGQPMDYAKQACNQLVDLLSANDVLSIVVFDEIVEVLMTPQRVTDKQAIKNGIAQLQPGYTTNLYDGMTLGSQQLGQAIESGRVTRMVVLTDGEPTAGIKDFQPLVAHSGEIKDKGITTTFLGFGQEYNEELLASMAKRSGGNYYYIPRPELIPEIFRTEFNKMVSTTGVNLRLDLKTARWVKLKGVTGHTGAIDREISVNLADIEKGSTIEVVCDFEFENHPLGWYRVASGKLSYDSVTGGTQTVDVDFVMEFTADSARYMAAPNPKVDAAWQVSAASRVVEKTIMGLKTQAITSQAALADLAKTQALLTSQGKKADAQEVTMAMQAIQRGDIGGAEKTLMGTMVKLDQGKSQ; this is encoded by the coding sequence ATGAATCAAAACGACCCAAACCGAACCATCATCTCCCCGCCGCTCGACCCAAACCGGACGGTAGTCGGCGGCCCCTCATTCGGCGGCAATCAGACGATGGCCATGTCGGCCCCGCCAATGGCCGGCGACCCGAACCGGACGGCCGCATTTGCCCCCGCGAGCCCCCTAAAGTTTGTTTTGACACCGACCCGCGAGGCAACGATGGCCAACGGCCCGGCTCGGGAGCAGTTTCTTTTGGAAATCACCGCCCCGACCGACGGCGGCCTCCCTGGCATGTCGATGTCTGGCGACCGCGCCCCTCTCAACTTGTGCCTAGTCATCGACCGCTCCGGATCGATGGAGGGCCAACCAATGGACTATGCCAAACAAGCCTGCAACCAGCTGGTCGACCTGCTGAGTGCCAATGATGTGCTCTCCATCGTGGTTTTCGATGAGATCGTCGAAGTGCTGATGACCCCGCAAAGGGTGACGGACAAACAGGCCATCAAAAACGGGATCGCCCAACTCCAACCCGGCTACACCACAAACCTCTACGACGGGATGACCTTGGGGAGCCAGCAACTTGGCCAAGCCATCGAATCGGGAAGGGTGACCCGCATGGTAGTGCTCACCGACGGCGAGCCGACGGCCGGCATCAAAGACTTTCAGCCGCTTGTGGCCCATTCGGGCGAGATCAAAGACAAAGGCATCACCACCACATTCCTGGGGTTTGGGCAGGAATATAACGAAGAACTATTGGCCAGCATGGCCAAGCGGTCCGGCGGCAACTACTACTACATCCCGCGTCCCGAACTGATTCCGGAGATCTTCCGCACCGAGTTCAACAAGATGGTCAGCACCACCGGTGTCAACCTCCGCCTCGACCTAAAAACTGCCCGATGGGTCAAGCTTAAAGGCGTGACCGGGCACACCGGCGCCATCGATCGCGAAATCAGCGTCAATTTGGCCGACATCGAAAAGGGTTCGACCATAGAAGTCGTCTGCGATTTCGAATTCGAAAACCATCCATTGGGTTGGTACCGGGTTGCAAGCGGCAAACTCTCCTACGACTCGGTGACTGGCGGCACGCAAACCGTCGATGTGGATTTCGTCATGGAATTTACGGCCGATTCTGCACGTTACATGGCGGCCCCGAATCCCAAGGTCGATGCGGCGTGGCAGGTTTCTGCGGCTTCGCGGGTGGTTGAAAAAACGATCATGGGGCTCAAAACCCAGGCGATTACATCACAGGCCGCTTTGGCGGATCTTGCCAAAACCCAAGCCTTGTTGACCTCTCAAGGCAAGAAAGCCGACGCCCAAGAGGTCACTATGGCGATGCAGGCGATCCAGCGGGGGGATATCGGCGGGGCCGAGAAAACCCTGATGGGAACAATGGTCAAATTGGATCAGGGCAAGAGCCAATAA
- the purF gene encoding amidophosphoribosyltransferase, with amino-acid sequence MKEECGIVGFYVPGEQVARLAFFGLFALQHRGQESAGIAASDGGTVRMHKDMGLVGKVFTEEILDALPGHVAVGHTRYSTAGGSEKRNAQPIFCVTVVGEMAVAHNGNLTNSVRLHAELRAEGHTFETDADSELIAILLMKYMDRGIDEAVRQTMARIEGAYSVAVCLEDRLIGFRDPNGVRPLSIGRVGEGWMLASESCAFEPVAAHFERDVAPGECVVVDSGGMHCFQAADSLGESMCLFEFIYFARPDSLMFGTSLYEARRRMGAALARQHPADADLVIPVPDSGIPAAIGYARESGIPFGEGMMKSRYIHRTFIQPDQRMRELGVRMKLSPLKSNIEGQRIVLVDDSIVRGTTTDQIVKMMFDNGAKEVHVRITAPPIMHPCFYGIDMATRAQLIAANKSIEEIRQHLGATSLGYLSVEGAMDAVGPQERRFCNACFTGNYPIKIAGEFDKDALAKA; translated from the coding sequence ATCAAGGAAGAATGTGGGATCGTGGGTTTTTACGTGCCCGGCGAGCAAGTGGCACGGCTGGCGTTTTTCGGGCTGTTCGCGCTCCAACACCGGGGTCAGGAATCCGCCGGGATTGCCGCGAGCGATGGGGGAACCGTCCGCATGCACAAAGATATGGGGCTCGTCGGAAAGGTGTTCACCGAGGAGATCTTGGATGCCCTGCCTGGCCATGTGGCAGTGGGGCACACCCGCTATTCCACTGCCGGGGGGAGCGAAAAGCGCAATGCGCAGCCTATCTTTTGTGTCACCGTCGTCGGTGAGATGGCCGTGGCCCACAACGGCAACCTCACGAATTCTGTCCGGCTCCATGCCGAACTCCGGGCCGAAGGCCACACTTTTGAAACTGATGCCGACAGCGAGCTGATTGCCATCCTGCTCATGAAATATATGGATCGCGGAATCGATGAAGCCGTCCGGCAGACGATGGCTCGCATCGAGGGGGCCTATTCCGTCGCGGTCTGCCTGGAAGACCGGCTGATCGGGTTCCGGGATCCGAACGGGGTTCGGCCGCTCAGCATCGGCCGGGTTGGCGAGGGATGGATGCTGGCCAGCGAGAGTTGCGCCTTTGAACCCGTTGCCGCCCACTTTGAGCGCGATGTTGCACCTGGGGAATGTGTCGTCGTCGATTCAGGCGGCATGCACTGCTTCCAAGCTGCCGATTCGCTTGGGGAGTCGATGTGCCTTTTTGAATTCATCTACTTCGCCCGGCCAGACAGCTTGATGTTTGGCACATCACTTTATGAAGCTCGCCGGAGGATGGGGGCGGCCCTCGCCCGTCAGCACCCTGCCGATGCCGACCTGGTTATCCCAGTTCCCGATAGCGGCATCCCCGCCGCGATCGGTTACGCGCGTGAAAGCGGGATCCCCTTTGGCGAGGGCATGATGAAAAGCCGGTACATCCACCGCACGTTCATCCAACCCGACCAGCGCATGAGGGAATTGGGTGTCCGCATGAAGCTTTCACCCCTGAAGTCGAATATTGAAGGGCAGCGCATTGTCTTGGTGGACGATTCCATCGTCCGTGGGACGACCACCGACCAGATCGTCAAAATGATGTTCGACAACGGCGCAAAAGAGGTCCATGTCCGCATCACCGCCCCGCCAATTATGCACCCTTGTTTTTACGGCATCGACATGGCGACCCGCGCCCAACTCATTGCGGCCAACAAATCCATCGAAGAGATCCGCCAGCACCTCGGCGCAACATCCCTCGGTTACTTGAGCGTGGAGGGGGCGATGGACGCGGTCGGCCCGCAAGAGCGGCGCTTTTGCAACGCTTGCTTCACCGGGAATTACCCGATCAAGATCGCTGGCGAGTTCGATAAAGATGCCCTGGCCAAGGCGTAA